From a region of the Thermodesulfobacteriota bacterium genome:
- a CDS encoding DUF370 domain-containing protein — translation MDPSLLNIGFGSTVVAHRIVSIVSPNSAPMKRLKDEAKDEKRLIDATHGRRTRSIIIMDSNHVVLSAIQAETISQRYSMLKEAQ, via the coding sequence ATGGACCCAAGTTTACTTAACATCGGATTTGGAAGTACTGTGGTCGCTCATCGGATTGTTTCAATTGTATCGCCGAATTCCGCTCCGATGAAGAGGCTTAAAGATGAGGCAAAGGATGAAAAACGCCTGATAGATGCAACCCACGGCAGAAGAACACGTTCAATAATTATCATGGATAGCAATCATGTCGTTTTATCAGCAATACAGGCTGAGACCATATCTCAGAGGTATTCCATGCTTAAGGAAGCTCAGTAA
- the gmk gene encoding guanylate kinase codes for MNHTKDSEFGLKTGSVVNKGRLFIVSGPSGTGKTTLCSAVLSRFSDMLYSVSYTTRKPRTGEQNGIDYYFIKKEEFKDKIEHGKWAEWAEVHGNYYGTSAELLDQELDSGRDIILDIDVQGTFQLVKRYPESVAIFVMPPSIEELKRRLKLRNTDSGEVIARRLENAKMEMTKKNLYPHVIINDQLPVAIGQLITVIENYRSAG; via the coding sequence ATGAACCACACAAAAGACAGCGAATTTGGTTTAAAAACAGGATCCGTGGTTAATAAAGGGCGTCTTTTTATTGTTTCCGGACCGTCAGGGACCGGTAAAACCACCCTGTGCAGCGCGGTCCTTAGCCGGTTTTCGGACATGCTTTATTCAGTCTCATATACCACCAGAAAGCCCCGTACGGGAGAGCAGAATGGAATCGACTATTACTTTATTAAAAAAGAAGAATTTAAAGATAAAATAGAACATGGGAAATGGGCCGAATGGGCAGAGGTTCATGGAAATTATTATGGCACAAGCGCAGAGTTATTAGACCAGGAGTTGGACTCAGGACGGGATATTATTCTTGATATAGATGTTCAGGGAACCTTCCAGCTTGTTAAGCGATATCCTGAATCAGTGGCAATTTTTGTCATGCCTCCGTCTATTGAGGAATTAAAGCGTCGCCTGAAATTAAGGAATACAGACTCAGGTGAGGTGATTGCAAGACGACTTGAAAATGCCAAAATGGAAATGACCAAGAAAAATCTTTACCCTCATGTGATTATAAATGATCAACTCCCTGTTGCCATTGGGCAGCTCATAACTGTTATCGAAAACTATCGTTCAGCTGGGTAA
- the rlmB gene encoding 23S rRNA (guanosine(2251)-2'-O)-methyltransferase RlmB — protein MKTEILYGINPVFEALKAGKRKIHQIYIAAHKTSGRISKIVKFAESKKIPVKKVKATQLKSIAGTGQHQGVSARVNPYPMADLSDITDSEPGKGNHLFLLLLDNVLDPQNLGAIIRTALGVGISGIILPKDRSAMPTPAVSKSSAGAIEHVRLIRVTNMVDTIRILKKQGAWIVGLDQEAEKTVYSSDLTGSLAIVIGGEAKGIRPLVKKNCDFIASIPQTGQLNSLNASVAAAIAMYEAFRQRRIAGNQE, from the coding sequence ATGAAAACTGAAATCCTTTATGGAATTAATCCTGTTTTTGAAGCCCTTAAGGCGGGTAAAAGAAAAATTCACCAAATTTATATTGCAGCACATAAAACTTCCGGGCGTATTTCAAAAATAGTAAAATTTGCCGAATCCAAAAAAATCCCCGTAAAAAAAGTAAAAGCAACACAGCTTAAATCAATCGCAGGGACCGGTCAGCATCAGGGCGTCAGTGCGAGAGTAAATCCTTATCCAATGGCCGATTTATCAGATATTACCGACAGCGAACCGGGAAAGGGTAATCATCTTTTTCTATTACTGCTGGATAATGTCCTCGATCCACAAAACTTGGGTGCAATAATCAGAACCGCATTGGGAGTAGGAATAAGCGGTATTATCCTTCCAAAAGACAGGTCTGCCATGCCGACACCTGCTGTTTCCAAGTCATCAGCCGGGGCCATTGAACATGTTCGGTTGATAAGGGTCACCAATATGGTGGACACAATTAGGATTCTGAAAAAGCAAGGAGCATGGATTGTGGGATTGGACCAGGAAGCTGAAAAGACGGTTTATTCGAGTGATTTGACCGGTTCACTTGCGATTGTTATCGGAGGAGAAGCAAAGGGAATTCGACCCTTGGTAAAAAAAAATTGCGACTTTATCGCTTCCATACCGCAAACAGGACAGCTGAATTCTTTAAATGCTTCTGTTGCCGCAGCAATAGCGATGTACGAAGCATTCAGGCAGAGAAGAATCGCCGGGAACCAAGAATAA
- a CDS encoding ComF family protein codes for MMFKSREGDDHLCEDCIKQPKYFKIARAPGIYDQALMKAIHCLKYKGKIQLARPFGMLLFAAFIRFWDMDKIDLIIPVPLHSKRIKARGFNQAYLLVRKWKQLAMALSAETPAVTIDRNILVRKKWTEPQTGLGRKKRLKNIKNAFSVNNCSKIAGKRILVVDDVLTTGATVNECAKTLISHGAKRVDVLTLARAM; via the coding sequence ATGATGTTTAAAAGCCGGGAAGGGGACGATCATCTTTGCGAAGACTGCATAAAACAACCGAAATACTTTAAGATTGCGCGTGCACCCGGTATTTATGATCAGGCCCTGATGAAAGCCATACATTGTCTAAAGTACAAGGGGAAAATTCAGCTGGCCAGGCCGTTTGGAATGCTTCTTTTTGCTGCTTTTATTCGGTTTTGGGATATGGATAAAATTGACCTGATTATCCCTGTTCCGCTTCATTCCAAAAGGATAAAGGCAAGGGGATTTAATCAGGCGTATCTTCTGGTCCGTAAATGGAAACAGCTTGCCATGGCATTGAGTGCCGAAACGCCGGCTGTCACGATCGACCGGAATATACTGGTGAGAAAAAAATGGACAGAGCCCCAGACCGGGTTGGGCCGCAAAAAACGATTGAAAAACATCAAGAATGCGTTTAGTGTTAACAATTGCTCCAAGATTGCGGGGAAAAGAATACTAGTAGTCGATGATGTTCTTACCACGGGAGCCACCGTAAATGAATGTGCAAAAACATTGATAAGCCATGGTGCCAAAAGGGTGGATGTACTCACCTTGGCGCGGGCGATGTGA